One region of Chelonoidis abingdonii isolate Lonesome George chromosome 14, CheloAbing_2.0, whole genome shotgun sequence genomic DNA includes:
- the LOC116825058 gene encoding olfactory receptor 5G9-like, translating to MENQTAVTEFILLGLSSEPQIQIFLFLVFLVIYLITLVGNIVIMVLIRADFHLHTPMYFFLFHLSFVDICYSSVTVPNMLMNFLADHKTISVNGCIAQMFFFFLLAGTEVFILSAMAYDRYAAICDPLHYVDAINKEIWVQLVSGAWITGFFYALINTVFALELHFCGPNQINHFCCELPPLLQLSCTDILTNQMVLLTSVVILGSSSFLFTLISYIHIISTILRIRSAEGRRKAFSTCSSHLIVVGLLYLTAFFQYTKPSSVSSVLLDEMFSVQYSILTPMLNPIIYSLKNKEVKTALRNILGKFRFLN from the coding sequence ATGGAAAATCAAACCGCAGTGACCGAATTTATTCTCCTCGGACTTTCCAGTGAACCACAGATACAGATTTTCCTCTTCCTGGTGTTTTTAGTTATTTACCTAATCACCCTGGTTGGGAACATAGTGATCATGGTCCTGATAAGAGCTGATTTtcaccttcacacccccatgtatttcttcctcttcCACTTATCCTTTGTTGATATCTGCTATTCCTCAGTCACGGTGCCTAATATGCTGATGAACTTTCTTGCAGACCACAAAACAATTTCAGTCAATGGCTGCATTGCCCAGATGttcttcttttttctcttagCTGGTACAGAAGTTTTCATTCTCTCAGCCATGGCTTATGACCGCTATGCTGCCATCTGTGACCCATTGCATTACGTGGATGCAATCAAcaaagagatctgggttcagctCGTGAGTGGTGCATGGATCACGGGCTTCTTTTATGCCTTAATTAACACAGTTTTTGCCCTCGAGTTGCACTTCTGTGGACCCAATCAAATCAACCATTTTTGCTGTGAGCTCCCTCCTCTGTTACAACTCTCCTGTACTGACATTCTCACCAATCAAATGGTGCTTCTTACTTCTGTTGTGATACTGGGATCAAGCTCCTTCCTCTTCACCCTCATCTCCTACATTCACATCATCTCCACCATCTTGAGGATACGCTCTGCGGAGGGCAGGCggaaagccttctccacctgcagctcccacctgatTGTGGTTGGTTTGTTGTATCTGACAGCTTTTTTCCAGTACACAAAACCCAGCTCAGTCTCCTCTGTGCTtctggatgaaatgttctctgtcCAGTACAGCATTTTGACCCCCATGTTAAACCCTATCATCTACAGCCTGAAAAACAAGGAGGTGAAAACAGCTCTAAGGAATATATTAGGGAAATTCAGGTTTCTCAACTAG